From Candidatus Hydrogenedentota bacterium, a single genomic window includes:
- a CDS encoding glycosyltransferase family 4 protein: protein MKPVSVLYLIRTWALGGSHTIIRLLLRHLPRDRFKIIVVPYDAPGRGDQDFIDSVRREGGDVAPERIPWRSRANWFRARGTVAGLIRKYEIDLIHTHDTNSNVLMGLGRTRWPCACVASPYGWWEPEPRRRIRMYHWIEKNFALPRFDRLITVSHTMKRKILEGRTHAERIKVIHTGLDLAQFDGGKSRETVRGELGIAPEEIVVGTVSRLFREKGHKYLIEAAAHVIGDCPRLRLLIVGTGDQRETLEREAENRGIRSRVTFTGYCEDLPGVLRAMDLFAQPSIQDEGFPTAILEAQVMGLPIIASNIGGTFETIDIDRTGVLVPPRDSEALAVALRQLAHDGARRQRMAAAARPWVERTFTLENMVAQVAQTYEEALDHFARTVRPA from the coding sequence GTGAAACCGGTCTCTGTACTGTATCTGATCCGAACGTGGGCGCTGGGGGGCTCGCACACGATTATCCGGCTGCTCCTGCGCCATCTGCCGCGCGACCGGTTCAAGATTATCGTCGTGCCTTACGACGCGCCGGGCCGCGGCGACCAGGACTTCATTGATTCGGTGCGGCGCGAAGGCGGCGACGTGGCGCCGGAGCGTATCCCATGGCGCAGCCGCGCCAACTGGTTCCGCGCGCGCGGCACGGTCGCCGGTTTGATTCGCAAGTACGAGATTGACCTGATTCACACGCACGACACGAACTCGAACGTGCTCATGGGACTCGGGCGGACACGCTGGCCGTGCGCGTGCGTGGCGAGTCCCTACGGCTGGTGGGAGCCCGAACCGCGACGGCGCATCCGCATGTATCACTGGATAGAGAAGAACTTCGCGCTGCCCCGCTTCGACCGGCTCATCACCGTTTCGCACACGATGAAGCGGAAGATCCTCGAAGGCCGCACGCACGCCGAGCGCATCAAGGTCATCCACACCGGCCTCGACCTCGCGCAGTTCGACGGCGGCAAATCGCGCGAGACGGTCCGCGGCGAACTGGGCATCGCGCCCGAAGAAATCGTTGTGGGGACCGTGAGCCGCCTCTTCCGCGAAAAGGGGCACAAGTACTTGATTGAAGCCGCGGCACACGTCATCGGCGATTGCCCGCGACTGCGCCTGCTGATCGTGGGCACGGGCGACCAGCGCGAGACGCTCGAGCGCGAAGCCGAGAATCGCGGAATCCGGTCACGCGTCACGTTTACGGGGTATTGCGAAGATTTGCCGGGCGTCTTGCGCGCCATGGACCTGTTCGCCCAACCCAGTATTCAAGATGAAGGATTCCCCACGGCGATCCTCGAAGCGCAGGTCATGGGGCTGCCCATCATCGCGAGTAATATAGGCGGCACTTTCGAGACCATCGACATAGACCGGACCGGCGTGCTGGTCCCGCCGCGCGATTCGGAGGCCCTCGCCGTCGCGCTGCGGCAACTGGCACACGACGGGGCGCGCCGCCAGCGGATGGCGGCGGCGGCGCGGCCGTGGGTCGAGCGCACTTTCACGCTCGAAAACATGGTTGCGCAAGTGGCCCAGACCTACGAAGAAGCCCTCGACCACTTCGCGCGCACGGTCCGCCCCGCTTAG